The DNA sequence tgactacgtccgtcgtcGCTCGCTCATTATTGTCTTAATCGGAATTACAGATTGTCTCTTATtcacttgtcgtccccttatgccatagtttgtacatctaaaTTGTcaatagaaaccacatttgtttaagcaagtcagccatatcagctgttttttttaaaggcagtaaatgagtgaactgtttcgctgccagacaaggcttcactgatagccaggtgtagcagtggtaaggtgttggaacTGCTGTTGgcactctgctgttgggacagctttatgtaggccctaacagtttgtgggcacggtttgtcaccattatagtgcaattaatgtattgtttagtgttgtgtagaggCATTTCTGGCATGCatcccccccaaaatattttttgccccaccaagatctACAATTGCCACTGACCATACTAAACGTAACATATCAAACTAAATTTCATCTCTCAGAATGACTtatagaataatacaaaatgctctgagaccagtttGGGCCATAGAAAATGTAATGTAGATATGCATAACCCTATTGCTTTTAGTAGGCTAATCTTGTGTCTTTAGatcagtgaaggaggagaggatatGAGATAGTTTAGGGCAGGAGGTGTTGTTAGTCTAAACTATTGAGATGGACTTGTACCACAAATGTAATATAACTGAAGCACTATTTTGTCAGGCCCCGATGTAGCACAACTACTGTGATTGAAGCCTAGGATATGCATGCAAACTAGAACTGTCTCCAACACTTCATGTTTGGACCTTGGAGCTCATATGTATAGCAGCGGCACCTACCAATACAAAAGTGGATAAACGTTTCCCTCGAAGTAACCACAGCTGCTCATACCAGCACTATATTTGCCAACCTGGTCTcggagcatttcatattattctgtatgtaccAAAGCACTATATTATTATGAATTTTATGAATTTTATTAAccatataactaggcaagtcagttaagaacaaattcttatttacaatgacggcctaccacggccaaacccggacaatgctgggccaattgtgtgccgccctatgggactcccaatcacagccggatgatACTGTacgttacgtttcgtatggtatgtattaatttgtggatgacCATCACCCATTTCTTAAGATATGTTACCAATTGCAAATCCTATTATATGTTAcacatttgcaaaatgtacaatatgttacggaTTTACAAaactatgatatgttacgaattttagCTATGTGGcaaggtggctaacattagctaggtggctaacattagcttgctggctgacgttagctaggctacaggttagggttaggagttagattaaagggttaaggttaggggaggggttagctaaaagggctaagtttagggttagctaacatgctaagtagttgcaaagtagctcaaaAATAGTAAgcagttgaaaagttgctaattagctaaaaggCTAAATTTGTCCATGATTAGATTTGAattcacaacctttgggttgctagacgttcgagTTATATGCCGACCCCAACCAACCACCATACTTTAGTTTTTCCTTAAGTAACCCTCTGTCTTATCTAACCATactaaacgtaacatatcatacacatTTTTGTTTCACGCatctggatttacatttactatgttgtgtcttgtctatgagaccaggctgcaacATCAAAACAACACTTTCAACAAATCCACTCTCGCCAGATGCGACTATGTTCATACTGCGCACAGCAAAGCTTTTGTGAGCGCAAGCCCTGCCAAGTACATGTTATTGACCAACAATCGGCATCTGTGGTAGGTGTTGCTTCTCTTCTGCAAAGCTCCCAAAATACGGGCGCTGGTTCTCTGGGTGTGTGACGTGTATACTGTACAACTCTGCTCACGGTGAGAGTAGAGGACTGAAATGACTATACTTCCTCTCTTCTAAAAGTCTTGCATCATCCCCATGACCTCCTTCACTTTTCTTTTGTGTGAACTGTTAGGTGAAGTTGTTGTTGtctctttttcccctcttccTTTAAGCTCTTTTCTGTTCTGCTTCTTTAAGTGCTCAGGGGATGAAGCCATTCAAACAAACTGCCTGTTCTCTCCTGGCTTATTTATAGTGTAAGTAAACAGCAGTGTTTGTCTCTAGTTTCTCCAATGGTACTGGGACTAGTAAATGATCGGTTATAGAACATGGCTAATGTGGTAAGTACATTTCTCATttcaaaccctttctactgtcTAGGtgtcttctcttttctcctcgtCTGTGGTCTTTGTCCTACACAAGTTCCCTTTACTCCGCTTAAGTCTTTCATGCTGTTTGAattcctttgtgtgtgtttgtatgcatatGTCCGTGCATCCATACACCCATATTTCCCAggatatgttctctctctctataactttctctctgtctccctccctttctcttgcCGACTCCCACCAGTCTTTCTGGTTTAACAGAAAATCAGATAAGTATAGAATACCTACAGAGAGGTTCGAGAGTGTGGTTAGAGCACAACGAGACAAGCTCCCATAGTGTGTCAATGGCACCAGTCAGATGGTCTGCAGTGCAGTGGACAGCCCCCGTAAGGGGAACAGTACTTTCCGCTGTTACTATGCTGTGTGTGGTGTTGCCTCATCTGGTGACATCAGAATCATGTGAGCAGTGTGAATATAATCTGATCTGGCCCTTGTCAGATGAGACACTTCAGGGGatacctctctttctcacaccCACACAACCTGTCAGTGTTAGAGCAGAGGACCAGAGACTAAAGGCAGATCTCTCTAGGTATAACTTTGTGAAAAAGGAAATTGTTGTCCTCACCAACACATATTCTGCCCGCACTGTTTTAATCTTAAACCCAATAGATTGGCCTGTATTACCCAAATGATCAACTGATTTTCGACTTctccacagacagacatagattTGGACCTGGGAGGGATATTTCTAGAGAATAGCACCTATAACTACGATGGGGACTATGTTTATAAAGAGGACTGCTCCCCTGAAGATGGCGTTGGGGTGCATTTTGGCACGGTGTTCCTCCCAATGCTCTACTCCCTAACGCTGGTCCTGGGGCTAGTGGGTAACGTGCTGGTCCTGGTGGTTCTGGTCCAGAGGATAAACTGGGGgttggggatggggagagagggtaaATTAAAAGGATTTGGAATAGTGTGGAGTGGCGTACTATATGATGGGGGGTACAGTTAATGGGCTCTTCCTCTGAGTCCATTAATAAACTCTCAACATTTCTGGGAAAAGAGGAAGTACAGAAGAGGAACACAGCTGTGTCAACTTAATGTTCATTCCAGCCAAGAGCTTTCTCAagtttatatctctctgtctctcgcgctctctctttctctcctcagatCAACTTTTAATGTAGCATCTTCCTGCTGGCCTGCATCAGTCTGGACCGCTACCTGTCCGTGGTCCACGCGGTCCAGATGTACTCTCGCAGGAAGCCCTGGATGGTGCTGGCCAGCTGCCTGTCCGTgtggctcctctccctcctcctctccctccccgacTGGCATTTCCTGGAGTCTGTGAAGGACACCAGACGAGACAAAGTGGAGTGTGTTCACAACTACTCGTCCCTCTCCCAGTCTTGGTTTGACTGGCGCCTGGCCTCCCGCCTGCTCTACCACACGGTGggcttcctcctcccctctgttgtGCTACTCTTCTGCTACTCCTGCATCCTGCTGCAGCTGCAGCGCGGCTCCCAGGGCCTCCAGAAGCAGAGGGCCGTCCGGGTCATCCTGGTGTTGGTGCTGGTCTTCTTCCTCTGCTGGACTCCCTACAACATCACCCTTATGGTGGACACTTTTCAGGGGAGACCTGGGGAGGCTGTTTCTGTGTCCTGTGAGAACGGGAGGACAGCTCTGGAGAACAGTCTGGTGGTTACGTTCGC is a window from the Oncorhynchus tshawytscha isolate Ot180627B linkage group LG03, Otsh_v2.0, whole genome shotgun sequence genome containing:
- the LOC112244181 gene encoding C-X-C chemokine receptor type 1-like codes for the protein MYSRRKPWMVLASCLSVWLLSLLLSLPDWHFLESVKDTRRDKVECVHNYSSLSQSWFDWRLASRLLYHTVGFLLPSVVLLFCYSCILLQLQRGSQGLQKQRAVRVILVLVLVFFLCWTPYNITLMVDTFQGRPGEAVSVSCENGRTALENSLVVTFALACLHACLNPVLHLGMCRNFRRRVLDMVRCVEGVQDDLKRSLWDSGVVEDSPDQAEEKGTLNPMTIMGQVQSTQG